In the genome of Desulfofarcimen acetoxidans DSM 771, one region contains:
- a CDS encoding DUF362 domain-containing protein — translation MPRKRAGEDKENLQVFRIQVFEDVGDVYKKLDLVWENATAGQITPDHRVLIKINLNTGDPYPASTCPVMLSALIDFLRSKGIHDIWVGDCSSISALPTRKVAEQTKVLAALRGKARIVCFDEEAWVRVPIQGIYLKHVTLPQIALDADRIISLANLKTHRHSDYSFGLKLSVGFMHPLERYPLHHDHLSEKIAEISLALQPDLTIIDGRTAFITGGPEQGRTEKAGIVIVGGNPLAVDFEAYRTMYSLKRKYACLEGFVEDPFETAQLGHGRDIGLVGLSWQNYECVEL, via the coding sequence ATGCCCAGAAAAAGAGCAGGTGAAGATAAGGAAAACCTGCAAGTATTTCGGATTCAAGTATTTGAGGATGTAGGAGATGTCTATAAAAAGCTTGACTTAGTCTGGGAAAACGCAACAGCTGGCCAAATTACTCCCGACCACCGGGTTTTAATCAAAATCAACTTGAACACGGGTGACCCCTATCCTGCCTCGACCTGCCCTGTAATGCTCTCAGCACTCATAGACTTTCTTCGCAGCAAGGGTATCCATGATATTTGGGTAGGTGACTGTTCATCAATCAGTGCCCTGCCCACACGAAAAGTGGCTGAACAGACGAAAGTTTTAGCTGCCCTCAGAGGTAAAGCAAGAATAGTCTGTTTTGATGAGGAAGCGTGGGTGCGCGTACCCATTCAGGGAATATATCTGAAGCATGTAACTTTGCCGCAAATAGCCCTTGATGCAGACAGAATAATTTCATTAGCCAATCTAAAAACCCACCGGCATTCAGATTATAGTTTTGGCCTAAAGCTGTCAGTTGGATTTATGCATCCTTTAGAGAGATACCCCTTGCATCACGACCATCTGTCGGAAAAAATTGCGGAAATATCCCTGGCTCTCCAGCCGGATCTAACCATAATAGACGGCAGAACAGCTTTCATAACCGGCGGGCCGGAGCAGGGGAGAACCGAGAAAGCCGGGATTGTTATTGTGGGGGGAAATCCTCTGGCTGTTGATTTTGAGGCTTACCGCACAATGTATTCTCTTAAGAGAAAATACGCTTGTTTGGAAGGTTTTGTCGAAGATCCCTTTGAAACGGCTCAATTGGGGCATGGGAGAGATATTGGCCTCGTAGGGTTGTCATGGCAAAATTATGAGTGCGTAGAGTTGTAG
- a CDS encoding HPr kinase — protein sequence MTDYLYKYYDVYGTSVEFCFNSPLWMESMSYCLSIPSIERRDEAKIKLSLLEIGQDEVNEHILLPGDEKLRGESILQLNRDIPYARYTSGQQRWINFTGYGRSWIDFSKGIAKAVRFRNCGISPYYSDIIFGYLGLINLMTIEGFYWIHASCVEVNRKGIVFTGNSRKGKSTAAYAMLRRGHPILSDDRLMLAKRSAFYGISVTDIIKFRCGAIHNLFPELQQKQPYQYIDGEYHYKAAATEGLKFIPSTKIYTLMTLEQTGQFKSRVEKIPPAKVVEELFPVTMDIYGIDINKKFHFIMDFLLNIDCYHVYFGTDMEYFGCLMEELVGG from the coding sequence ATGACAGATTACTTGTACAAATACTATGATGTTTATGGAACCAGTGTTGAGTTTTGCTTCAACTCTCCCCTATGGATGGAATCTATGTCATATTGCCTTTCGATACCTTCTATCGAAAGACGGGACGAAGCAAAAATTAAATTATCTTTATTGGAAATCGGCCAGGACGAGGTAAATGAACATATACTTTTGCCCGGTGACGAAAAGCTGCGGGGGGAAAGTATTCTTCAGTTAAACCGTGACATACCGTATGCCAGATACACAAGTGGTCAACAGAGATGGATCAATTTTACCGGTTATGGACGGTCATGGATAGATTTCAGTAAAGGTATAGCCAAGGCGGTAAGGTTTCGGAATTGCGGTATAAGTCCATATTATTCCGATATCATCTTTGGATATTTGGGTCTAATTAATTTAATGACCATAGAAGGCTTTTATTGGATTCATGCCTCATGTGTCGAGGTTAACAGGAAAGGGATTGTATTCACTGGTAATAGCAGAAAAGGGAAATCAACGGCGGCATATGCGATGCTTCGCAGAGGGCATCCTATTCTGTCAGATGACAGGCTTATGTTGGCTAAACGCAGTGCTTTTTATGGAATATCTGTAACTGATATTATTAAGTTTCGCTGCGGGGCTATTCACAATCTTTTTCCGGAGCTCCAGCAAAAACAACCATATCAATATATTGATGGTGAGTACCATTATAAAGCTGCGGCTACTGAGGGACTTAAATTTATACCATCAACGAAAATTTATACCTTAATGACTTTGGAGCAAACCGGGCAATTCAAAAGCAGGGTAGAAAAGATTCCTCCCGCAAAAGTTGTAGAGGAGCTTTTTCCGGTAACTATGGACATTTACGGTATTGATATAAATAAAAAATTCCATTTCATAATGGATTTTTTGCTTAATATAGATTGCTACCATGTCTACTTTGGCACAGATATGGAGTATTTCGGGTGCTTAATGGAGGAATTGGTCGGGGGGTAG
- a CDS encoding lasso peptide biosynthesis B2 protein has translation MWKNKGYYFPKDIGLLAGLFILLVYYSLLLRFASIQDILNRITRLKNSPKKRDSIIDPEIMLDKVWRGCNFFLRRVFRSTKPCLRRSLVMYDLCCRYGIKTNIIIGICKEGTSINGHSWILIDGIPFKDDIELIRKYTPMLER, from the coding sequence TTGTGGAAAAATAAGGGGTATTATTTCCCGAAAGATATAGGGCTACTGGCAGGCCTCTTTATTCTTCTTGTTTATTATTCACTACTGCTTCGTTTTGCTTCAATACAAGACATTTTAAACAGAATTACTCGATTAAAAAACAGTCCTAAAAAGCGTGATTCAATCATTGATCCTGAAATAATGCTGGATAAAGTGTGGAGAGGGTGCAATTTTTTTCTTAGACGAGTCTTTCGCAGCACAAAACCATGTCTTAGGAGAAGCCTGGTAATGTATGACTTGTGCTGTCGCTACGGTATCAAGACAAATATAATAATCGGTATCTGTAAGGAAGGAACATCGATTAACGGTCACAGCTGGATTTTAATTGACGGTATACCTTTTAAAGATGATATAGAATTGATAAGAAAATACACACCTATGCTGGAAAGGTAA
- a CDS encoding PqqD family protein: MKSVPTKNRDIIWQFLKGEAVLLNPIDGSYFGLNSVGSSFWEKVDGKKTIEEILDLLLQEYMVERDVLVRDIEEFVHSMEDKGLISLK, from the coding sequence ATGAAGTCGGTCCCTACGAAAAATAGAGATATCATTTGGCAGTTTCTAAAAGGAGAAGCTGTTCTTTTAAATCCTATTGATGGCAGTTATTTTGGTCTTAACTCAGTAGGCTCTTCTTTTTGGGAAAAGGTAGATGGAAAAAAAACTATAGAAGAAATTCTTGATTTACTTTTACAGGAGTACATGGTTGAACGTGATGTGCTTGTTCGCGACATTGAAGAGTTTGTACATAGTATGGAGGATAAGGGGCTAATTTCGCTCAAATAA
- the thiC gene encoding phosphomethylpyrimidine synthase ThiC: MTFLEGATKGITTEQIEAAAAAEGVAAALIRQGINDGTIVVPCNPSHKGLKPMAIGKGLRTKVSASIGLDSKDSTVAYELEKLQTALTAGTHAIMDLSIAGDMDGARRAILLESPVPVGTLPLYQTVAEASRKYGSALKMTPEQMLEVIERQASDGVDFMALHCATTFETIERAKNEGRIDPLVSYGGSHIIGWMVYHKKENPLYENYDRILEIAKKYSVTLSLADGMRPGCLADSLDGAQVQELIMLGELVDRARKAGVQIMIKGPGHMPLNHIKDTMTLQKSLCKGAPYFVFGPLLTDLAVGYDHINAAIGGAISSWYGTEFLCYVTPAEHIGNPDVSQVRQGVIAARIAAQAGDLAKGMPEAIQWELDMSNARRDLKWTEQIRLAIDPEYAEYIRKTRNDGEISTCAMCGKFCAMKIIAEHLHFDKHSC, encoded by the coding sequence ATGACATTTTTAGAGGGTGCGACAAAAGGAATTACAACAGAGCAAATAGAAGCTGCTGCAGCCGCTGAAGGGGTAGCTGCAGCATTGATCAGACAAGGAATTAATGATGGCACTATCGTGGTACCCTGCAACCCTTCGCACAAAGGACTGAAGCCTATGGCAATCGGTAAGGGGCTTCGAACAAAAGTAAGTGCCAGTATCGGGCTGGACAGCAAGGATAGCACTGTGGCTTATGAACTGGAAAAGCTGCAGACAGCTTTGACCGCCGGGACTCATGCGATCATGGATCTCAGTATTGCCGGAGATATGGATGGTGCTCGCAGGGCTATTTTGTTAGAATCGCCGGTGCCTGTAGGTACCCTGCCTCTATACCAGACGGTAGCCGAAGCCAGTCGGAAATACGGCTCTGCATTGAAAATGACACCGGAACAGATGCTCGAGGTTATAGAACGTCAAGCATCTGATGGTGTGGATTTCATGGCACTGCATTGTGCAACTACCTTTGAAACTATTGAACGTGCTAAAAATGAAGGTCGCATAGACCCTTTGGTTAGCTATGGCGGTTCACATATCATAGGCTGGATGGTTTATCATAAAAAGGAAAACCCTCTCTATGAAAACTATGACCGCATTCTGGAGATCGCGAAGAAATATAGTGTGACACTTAGCCTGGCGGATGGCATGCGCCCGGGCTGCTTGGCGGATTCCTTGGACGGAGCCCAGGTGCAGGAGCTGATCATGTTAGGCGAGTTAGTAGATCGGGCTCGTAAAGCCGGTGTGCAAATTATGATCAAAGGGCCCGGACATATGCCGCTTAATCATATTAAGGATACCATGACCTTGCAGAAAAGCCTTTGCAAGGGAGCGCCTTACTTTGTTTTCGGTCCTTTATTGACTGACCTTGCTGTCGGTTACGATCACATCAATGCAGCCATTGGCGGGGCTATCAGCAGCTGGTATGGTACTGAATTCCTATGTTACGTTACCCCTGCCGAGCATATTGGCAATCCCGATGTTTCACAGGTGCGTCAGGGCGTCATTGCCGCCCGTATTGCCGCTCAGGCCGGAGACCTGGCCAAGGGCATGCCGGAAGCGATTCAGTGGGAGCTGGATATGTCCAATGCCCGCAGAGATTTAAAATGGACGGAACAGATCAGACTGGCCATCGATCCCGAATATGCCGAATATATCCGGAAGACCAGAAATGATGGCGAGATTTCTACCTGTGCCATGTGCGGTAAGTTCTGCGCTATGAAAATAATTGCCGAACACTTACATTTTGACAAGCACAGCTGTTGA
- the bzaB gene encoding B12 lower ligand biosynthesis ThiC-like protein BzaB — translation MTQVLKARAGKITEEMEAVALYEQVDVEFVRKGVAEGRVVIPRNINRKPFRYCGIGEGMRVKVNALIGTSSNRDDMAMEARKLQAAQDAGCDSFMDLSTGSNIDDMRRQTLDMAKVAVGCTTIYQAGQEAIEKYGSVVEMRPKDILDNIEKQAAEGMDFMAIHCAFNNSVLKVMQKTGRVTWVVSRGGAFITGWMLHNKKENPLFEHYDRILEILKAYDVTLSLGDAIRPGATADSLDGAQMQGLLVQGDLAKRAQAAGVQVMVEGPGHVPLNHVEATMKLQKRICNNAPYFILGTLATDVAPGYDNITGAIGGAFAGSCGADFLCYLTPAEHLGLPLEEDVRVGVITTRIAAQIADVARGHKQAIARENEMASARVAMDIDRQIKAALAPDKLIAAKEKGCGQHLCAACGKDCAVQEAARYFGIS, via the coding sequence ATGACACAGGTATTAAAGGCCCGGGCCGGAAAAATAACGGAAGAAATGGAAGCCGTTGCGCTGTATGAACAAGTCGATGTGGAATTTGTTAGAAAAGGAGTGGCAGAGGGACGCGTTGTCATTCCCAGAAATATTAACCGTAAGCCCTTCAGATATTGCGGTATCGGGGAGGGTATGCGGGTTAAGGTCAATGCTCTGATCGGCACCTCCAGCAACCGTGATGATATGGCCATGGAAGCCAGAAAATTGCAAGCAGCACAGGATGCCGGCTGCGACAGCTTCATGGACTTAAGTACCGGCTCCAACATTGATGACATGCGCAGGCAAACCTTGGACATGGCCAAGGTAGCCGTTGGCTGTACCACTATTTATCAAGCGGGACAGGAAGCCATTGAAAAATATGGCAGCGTGGTAGAAATGCGTCCCAAGGATATTCTGGACAATATCGAAAAACAGGCAGCGGAAGGTATGGATTTTATGGCGATCCACTGTGCATTTAATAATTCTGTGTTGAAAGTAATGCAAAAAACAGGTCGTGTAACCTGGGTTGTCAGTCGCGGCGGTGCATTCATCACCGGCTGGATGCTGCACAACAAAAAGGAAAATCCCCTCTTTGAGCACTATGATCGTATTCTGGAGATATTAAAAGCCTATGACGTCACTCTGAGCTTGGGCGATGCCATTCGTCCCGGCGCAACGGCAGACTCTCTGGATGGTGCTCAGATGCAGGGACTGCTGGTGCAGGGTGATCTGGCTAAACGCGCTCAGGCCGCCGGCGTTCAGGTTATGGTAGAAGGACCGGGGCATGTGCCCCTTAATCATGTAGAAGCTACCATGAAGCTCCAAAAAAGAATATGCAATAACGCGCCTTATTTTATCCTGGGTACATTGGCGACGGATGTTGCCCCGGGCTACGACAACATTACCGGTGCCATCGGAGGTGCCTTTGCCGGTTCCTGCGGTGCAGATTTCCTCTGCTACCTGACTCCGGCAGAGCATTTGGGCCTGCCTTTGGAGGAAGATGTGCGTGTCGGCGTCATCACCACCAGAATAGCGGCACAGATTGCCGATGTAGCCAGAGGTCACAAACAGGCTATTGCAAGAGAAAATGAAATGGCCAGTGCTCGTGTAGCCATGGATATTGACCGTCAGATCAAAGCGGCTCTGGCGCCGGATAAATTGATTGCCGCTAAGGAAAAGGGCTGCGGACAGCACTTGTGTGCAGCCTGCGGTAAAGACTGCGCTGTTCAGGAAGCCGCCCGTTATTTTGGTATCTCGTAG
- a CDS encoding stalk domain-containing protein, with product MKKLLLLTLLFMFILRIGLTPASAQEQTKSIPVLLDGLPIKFDVQPVIQNERTLVPFRAIAEALNVTVAWDGTTQSVIASNDTANIKLYINNKTAYRNEVPIKLDVPPLIINDRTFIPLRFFSEAFSCSVLWDDTYGVKITSPRQSMSVIGFYALGDTETSSWKNLFGKNYPEADKGNTDLVSEIAAGWYSMDGQGNLLTKSRTGWQRPDGWNDVIKSVKEFGLKTEMVIHVADGDGTIVTLLTNENAVNKAISDIVIEAKNYSGVNLDFEGLGLQSNGNQSTIERDAFTDFVRLLSEQLKAANLGLTLTLHAPNSAYKGYDYHALGQLADRIIIMAYDYGAKPEPVNLVTQAVEMAKAVVPSQKLILGISIPSENPESVITKAGIAKRYNLGGIALWRLGLVTNETWDAFRTTIQPR from the coding sequence ATGAAAAAACTGCTGCTATTAACACTCTTGTTCATGTTTATCTTGAGAATAGGCTTAACACCTGCTTCTGCTCAAGAACAAACAAAAAGTATTCCGGTACTGCTTGACGGGTTGCCAATTAAATTTGACGTTCAGCCTGTAATACAAAACGAGCGCACCCTGGTTCCTTTCCGTGCCATTGCAGAGGCCCTAAATGTAACAGTAGCCTGGGACGGCACCACCCAGTCCGTAATCGCTTCGAATGATACGGCCAATATCAAGCTTTATATTAACAATAAGACTGCTTATCGCAATGAGGTACCTATAAAACTGGATGTACCTCCGCTAATTATTAACGACAGAACTTTTATCCCACTCAGATTTTTTAGCGAAGCCTTTTCATGCAGTGTGTTATGGGATGACACTTATGGTGTAAAAATTACTTCCCCGCGTCAATCCATGAGCGTAATTGGGTTTTATGCTCTAGGTGATACAGAGACAAGCAGTTGGAAGAATCTATTCGGTAAGAATTACCCTGAGGCAGATAAAGGAAATACTGATTTGGTAAGCGAAATAGCAGCAGGGTGGTATAGCATGGACGGGCAAGGTAATCTCCTCACTAAAAGCAGAACAGGCTGGCAGAGGCCGGATGGTTGGAATGATGTAATTAAATCAGTTAAAGAATTCGGTCTAAAGACCGAGATGGTAATACACGTAGCCGATGGTGACGGAACTATTGTTACACTGCTGACTAATGAGAATGCAGTTAACAAAGCAATTAGTGACATTGTAATAGAAGCAAAAAACTACAGTGGCGTGAACCTTGATTTTGAGGGTTTAGGTTTACAGTCTAACGGGAATCAATCTACGATAGAAAGAGACGCCTTTACTGATTTTGTCCGGTTGCTATCAGAACAATTAAAGGCCGCAAACCTGGGATTAACCTTAACACTCCACGCCCCCAACAGTGCTTATAAGGGTTACGACTACCATGCACTAGGACAGCTTGCCGACCGGATCATCATTATGGCTTATGACTATGGGGCTAAACCTGAACCGGTAAACCTGGTTACCCAGGCTGTTGAAATGGCTAAGGCAGTTGTCCCGTCCCAAAAATTAATCCTTGGCATCTCCATACCCAGTGAAAATCCTGAGAGCGTAATTACCAAGGCAGGCATTGCCAAACGATACAATCTGGGAGGCATAGCCCTCTGGCGACTGGGTCTGGTTACTAATGAAACATGGGATGCTTTTAGAACAACCATCCAACCGAGATAA
- a CDS encoding multidrug effflux MFS transporter codes for MNDNANDLNISTPLLPKSRRLWMAIILGSLSAFGPLSIDMYLPSLPSLAKELSSSTSIAQLSLTACLLGLSLGQLLAGSQSDIQGRRTPLLVGLFIFFISSLLCAVSSSIWILIFMRFLQGLAGSAGIVISRAIVRDLYSGIEMIRFFALLMLVNGAAPILAPILGGQLLQFTSWRGVFIVLSIFGFLMLLAVLFGLPETLPVCRRSKSGIINTLSSFRDLICDPIFMGYALPQGLVVAAMFAYISGSPFVIQDIFGATPQLFSVFFAINGLGIITAGQITARLADRISVDKLFVIGLGMASIGGMSLLIMILMGVGLWGILPSLFVVVSSVGIVGTSGSSLAMENYGRLAGSASAMLGLLSFIFGALLAPLVGLGGNSTAVPMGVVIATADVSSLLLYAVLRRRR; via the coding sequence ATGAATGACAATGCTAATGATTTAAACATTTCTACACCTTTACTACCAAAATCACGGCGGTTGTGGATGGCTATTATATTGGGCTCACTGTCTGCTTTTGGACCACTGTCAATCGACATGTATTTGCCTTCTCTGCCCTCTTTGGCCAAGGAACTGTCATCGAGTACATCAATAGCTCAACTTAGCCTGACAGCTTGCCTGCTCGGGCTTTCACTGGGCCAATTGCTTGCAGGCTCGCAAAGTGATATACAAGGTCGTCGTACCCCTCTTCTTGTTGGGTTGTTTATCTTTTTTATTTCATCGCTATTGTGTGCCGTTAGCTCCTCCATCTGGATTTTGATTTTTATGCGGTTTCTTCAGGGATTGGCCGGCTCCGCAGGGATAGTAATTTCTCGTGCTATTGTTAGGGATTTATACTCAGGAATTGAAATGATTAGATTTTTTGCTCTGTTAATGTTAGTTAATGGTGCTGCTCCAATCCTTGCGCCGATTTTAGGAGGACAACTATTGCAGTTTACCTCTTGGCGAGGTGTTTTTATTGTACTGAGTATATTCGGTTTTCTTATGCTGCTGGCAGTTCTATTTGGTTTGCCTGAAACATTGCCTGTGTGCCGTCGCTCAAAGTCCGGCATAATTAACACATTATCAAGCTTTCGTGACCTGATTTGTGACCCTATTTTTATGGGTTATGCTCTGCCTCAAGGTCTCGTGGTTGCCGCCATGTTTGCATATATATCAGGTTCCCCTTTTGTTATTCAAGATATCTTTGGCGCTACTCCGCAGTTGTTTAGCGTCTTTTTTGCAATTAATGGACTGGGCATTATTACAGCAGGTCAAATTACTGCTAGGTTGGCCGATCGAATAAGTGTCGACAAATTATTTGTCATTGGGCTTGGCATGGCTTCAATTGGTGGCATGAGTTTACTGATTATGATTCTCATGGGAGTAGGACTTTGGGGAATCCTTCCTTCCCTGTTTGTAGTTGTGTCCAGCGTAGGAATTGTGGGTACCAGTGGTTCATCGTTAGCTATGGAAAATTACGGACGATTAGCCGGCAGTGCTTCGGCAATGCTTGGCTTGCTTTCGTTTATTTTCGGTGCGCTCTTGGCTCCGCTCGTTGGTCTTGGTGGCAATAGTACAGCCGTACCGATGGGAGTGGTTATAGCAACTGCTGATGTTAGTTCGCTCCTCCTTTACGCGGTACTGAGGCGTCGCAGATAG
- the hcp gene encoding hydroxylamine reductase → MFCNQCEQTAKGTGCTVIGVCGKKPEVAALQDLLLHAVKGMSLYATEGRRVGVIDQEANTFTCEAVFSTLTNVNFDPKRLQVLINTCAELTAKLKEKVARAGGNVNFTDPAASFIPASDLEGLVKQGEQVGLISDHDADPDIQSLQQIMVYGIKGVAAYADHAHILGQEDDIVYAFIQEGLAALANKDLNLNDWIALVLKCGEINLRVMELLDAANTGTYGHPVPTTVPLGHKKGKCILISGHDLKDLEELLKQTEGKGIYVYTHGEMLPTHGYPQLKKYGHFYGHFGTAWQNQKKEFAEFPGAILMTTNCIQEPQKSYADNIFTTGLVAWPGVQHVKNGNFGPVIEKALAMPGFESDEDKGSVMVGFARNTVLSVADKVIAGVKSGAIKHFFLVGGCDGVKSGRSYYADFVEKAPKDTVILTLACGKFRFFDKQLGDIGGIPRLLDIGQCNDAYSAIQIAVALANAFGCGVNDLPLSLIISWYEQKAVAILLTLLHLGIKNIRLGPSLPAFVSPNVLDVLIKNFDIKTITTPEEDLAAILK, encoded by the coding sequence ATGTTTTGCAATCAATGCGAACAAACAGCTAAAGGAACAGGATGTACCGTTATAGGAGTTTGCGGGAAGAAGCCCGAAGTAGCGGCGCTGCAGGATTTACTGCTGCATGCGGTCAAAGGAATGTCTCTATATGCCACTGAAGGCCGCCGTGTAGGTGTAATAGACCAGGAAGCTAACACTTTTACCTGTGAAGCTGTATTCTCTACTTTGACCAATGTTAATTTTGACCCAAAGCGGTTGCAAGTACTCATTAATACTTGTGCTGAACTTACTGCAAAGTTAAAAGAAAAAGTTGCCCGGGCCGGCGGAAACGTTAATTTTACGGATCCCGCGGCCAGCTTCATACCTGCTTCCGATTTGGAGGGTTTGGTTAAACAAGGTGAACAGGTTGGTTTGATTAGCGATCATGATGCGGATCCTGATATTCAATCCCTGCAGCAAATTATGGTTTATGGTATAAAGGGTGTGGCAGCCTACGCCGACCATGCTCATATCCTGGGTCAGGAGGACGATATAGTTTACGCCTTTATTCAGGAAGGCTTGGCAGCTCTGGCTAATAAGGATTTGAATTTAAATGATTGGATAGCCCTGGTATTGAAATGCGGTGAAATTAACTTAAGAGTTATGGAACTGCTGGATGCAGCCAATACCGGCACCTACGGACACCCGGTACCTACAACAGTTCCTCTGGGACATAAAAAGGGTAAGTGCATTCTCATCTCCGGCCATGACCTTAAAGACCTGGAAGAGCTGCTCAAGCAGACTGAAGGAAAAGGCATTTATGTATACACACATGGTGAGATGCTGCCAACCCACGGTTATCCCCAATTGAAAAAATACGGGCATTTTTACGGTCACTTCGGGACTGCCTGGCAAAATCAAAAGAAAGAATTTGCTGAGTTTCCCGGTGCCATCCTGATGACCACTAACTGTATACAGGAACCGCAGAAGTCCTATGCCGATAATATTTTTACCACCGGTTTAGTGGCCTGGCCCGGTGTACAGCATGTAAAAAACGGCAACTTTGGTCCGGTTATAGAAAAAGCTCTGGCCATGCCCGGTTTTGAGTCGGATGAAGATAAAGGCAGCGTAATGGTGGGATTTGCCCGCAATACAGTTTTAAGCGTAGCGGACAAAGTAATCGCGGGAGTGAAGAGTGGTGCTATTAAACACTTCTTCCTGGTTGGCGGATGTGACGGTGTCAAGTCAGGACGCAGCTACTATGCCGATTTCGTGGAAAAAGCACCTAAGGACACAGTAATCCTGACCTTAGCCTGCGGCAAGTTCCGTTTCTTCGACAAACAGCTGGGTGATATCGGAGGTATTCCGAGATTGCTTGATATAGGACAGTGCAATGATGCCTACTCGGCTATTCAGATCGCTGTGGCTCTGGCTAACGCCTTTGGATGTGGAGTTAATGACCTGCCGCTTTCACTTATAATTTCCTGGTACGAGCAAAAAGCTGTGGCTATCCTGCTCACATTATTACACCTGGGAATTAAGAATATTCGCTTAGGCCCCAGCCTGCCGGCCTTTGTCAGCCCGAACGTGCTGGATGTACTGATTAAGAACTTTGATATCAAGACCATCACTACACCGGAAGAGGATCTGGCTGCCATCCTGAAGTAA
- the asrA gene encoding anaerobic sulfite reductase subunit AsrA → MGFQMAKDEFNLLLKKLGKSNRIFAPKLYKGAGKFSDTDLVAYGEINYIDDIIFDTKTSFSAKEIVFPINQTMFYFTEEEYREPAIDERGIIIFLRACDIHAFKRLDAIFLENGPYKDNYYEKLRKKVKFFLMECAESFSSCFCVSMNTNRTEEYSVFVRKENDTVFCQVKDNDFLSVFNHYGMTCKDPVPDFVSDNTIQVKIPSDISEKLYNSSMWDEYNQRCIACGRCNISCPTCSCFTVQDIFYRDNPASGERQRVWAGCLIDGFTEMAGGHGFRQSKGDRMRFKAMHKIYDFRRRFGFDMCVGCGRCDDVCPEYISFPGIINKVYETSTEGGE, encoded by the coding sequence ATGGGATTTCAAATGGCAAAAGATGAATTTAATTTATTATTAAAAAAACTGGGAAAAAGCAACCGAATTTTTGCACCCAAGCTATATAAGGGTGCTGGAAAGTTTTCCGACACCGACCTGGTAGCATATGGTGAAATTAATTATATTGATGATATCATTTTTGATACAAAAACATCATTTTCAGCTAAGGAGATTGTATTTCCCATTAACCAGACAATGTTTTACTTTACAGAAGAAGAATACCGTGAACCGGCAATTGATGAGCGGGGAATTATCATATTTCTTAGAGCCTGTGATATACATGCTTTTAAACGGCTAGACGCTATTTTCCTGGAGAACGGACCCTACAAGGATAATTATTATGAGAAATTAAGAAAAAAGGTTAAATTTTTCCTGATGGAATGTGCAGAGAGTTTTTCCAGCTGTTTTTGTGTGTCCATGAATACTAACCGTACGGAAGAATATTCTGTATTTGTTAGGAAGGAAAATGATACTGTATTCTGCCAGGTAAAAGATAATGATTTCTTATCAGTATTTAATCATTATGGAATGACATGTAAAGACCCTGTGCCTGACTTTGTCAGTGATAACACTATACAGGTTAAAATACCGTCTGATATTAGTGAAAAGTTATATAACAGCAGCATGTGGGATGAATATAACCAAAGGTGTATAGCCTGTGGTCGCTGTAACATCTCTTGCCCTACCTGCAGCTGCTTTACCGTACAGGACATTTTTTACCGGGACAATCCTGCCTCAGGGGAGAGACAAAGGGTTTGGGCCGGCTGCCTGATAGATGGATTTACGGAAATGGCTGGAGGACATGGCTTTAGGCAATCGAAAGGTGATCGCATGAGATTTAAGGCAATGCATAAAATTTACGATTTCAGGCGGCGTTTCGGGTTTGATATGTGTGTTGGTTGTGGCAGGTGTGATGATGTATGCCCGGAGTATATTTCCTTTCCCGGCATTATTAATAAAGTATATGAGACATCAACTGAGGGGGGAGAATAA